From Grus americana isolate bGruAme1 chromosome 11, bGruAme1.mat, whole genome shotgun sequence, a single genomic window includes:
- the OXTR gene encoding oxytocin receptor produces MEKLYFAGSSVWTINSSLGNGSLRLENQTSGRNSTTDPLKRNEDMAKVEVTVLCLILFLALTGNLCVLLAIHTTRQKHSRMYFFMKHLSIADLVVAIFQVLPQLIWDITFRFYGPDFLCRLIKYLQVVGMFASTYMLLLMSLDRCLAICQPLRSLHRRADRVSVLLTWLLCLLVSIPQIHIFSLRDVGNGVYDCWADFIQPWGPKAYVTWITLMVYIIPVLMLSICYGLISFKIWQNVKLKTAHGPNVGLSSSSHSGTAFARVSSTRLISKAKIRTVKMTFIIVLAFIVCWTPFFFVQMWSVWDTNAPQEASPFIIAMLLASLNSCCNPWIYMLYTGHLFHDLMRRFLCCSTHYLKSRPACDLGVSKKSNSSSFVLSCKSTSQRSFTQPSTT; encoded by the exons ATGGAGAAGTTGTACTTTGCGGGGAGCAGCGTATGGACGATCAACAGCTCTCTGGGGAACGGCAGCCTCCGCCTGGAGAACCAGACCTCCGGGAGGAACAGCACCACGGACCCCCTGAAGAGAAACGAGGACATGGCCAAGGTGGAGGTGACGGTCCTCTGCCTCATCCTGTTCCTCGCCCTGACCGGCAACCTGTGCGTGCTGCTGGCCATCCACACCACGCGGCAGAAGCACTCCCGCATGTACTTCTTCATGAAGCACTTGAGCATCGCTGACCTGGTCGTGGCCATCTTCCAGGTGCTGCCCCAGCTCATCTGGGACATCACCTTCAGGTTTTATGGGCCAGATTTCCTTTGCCGGTTGATCAAGTACTTGCAGGTAGTGGGCATGTTTGCTTCCACCTACATGCTCTTGCTGATGTCCCTGGACCGGTGCTTGGCCATCTGTCAGCCGCTGAGGTCTCTGCACAGGAGAGCGGACCGAGTCTCTGTGCTCCTCACCTGGCTGCTGTGCCTGCTGGTCAGCATCCCTCAGATCCACATATTTTCTCTGAGGGATGTGGGGAATGGAGTTTACGACTGCTGGGCAGATTTCATCCAGCCCTGGGGACCTAAAGCCTATGTCACCTGGATAACCCTCATGGTCTACATCATCCCGGTGTTGATGCTGAGCATCTGCTATGGCTTAATCAGCTTCAAAATCTGGCAGAATGTGAAGCTTAAGACGGCTCACGGACCCAACGTGGGTCTGAGCTCCAGCTCCCACAGCGGGACAGCGTTTGCCAGGGTCAGCAGCACCAGGCTCATCTCCAAAGCCAAGATCCGGACAGTCAAAATGACCTTCATCATAGTGTTAGCTTTCATAGTGTGCTGGACTCCCTTTTTCTTTGTGCAGATGTGGTCTGTGTGGGACACGAACGCTCCGCAGGAAG CCTCCCCCTTCATCATCGCCATGCTCCTGGCCAGCCTCAACAGCTGCTGCAACCCCTGGATCTACATGCTGTACACCGGGCACCTCTTCCACGACCTGATGCGGcgcttcctctgctgctccacGCACTACCTGAAGTCGCGGCCGGCGTGTGACCTGGGCGTCAGCAAGAAGAGCAACTCCTCCTCCTTCGTCCTCAGCTGTAAGAGCACGAGCCAGAGGAGCTTCACGCAGCCGTCCACGACGTGA
- the CAV3 gene encoding caveolin-3 encodes MAEEQTELEERIIIKDQHTKEIDLVNRDPKRINEDVVKVDFEDVIAEPVGTYSFDGVWKTSYTTFTVSKYWCYRLLSAILGIPLAVVWGFLFALISFCHIWAVVPCIKSYLIEIQCVSRIYSLCIHTFCDPLFEALSKICSNIRVALRKEI; translated from the exons ATGGCAGAGGAACAGACCGAGCTGGAGGAGAGGATCATCATCAAGGACCAGCACACCAAGGAGATCGACCTGGTGAACAGGGACCCGAAGCGTATAAACGAGGACGTCGTAAAG gTGGATTTTGAGGATGTGATAGCTGAGCCTGTGGGAACATACAGCTTTGACGGCGTCTGGAAAACCAGCTACACCACCTTCACCGTCAGCAAGTACTGGTGCTACCGGCTGCTCTCTGCCATCCTGGGAATCCCCCTGGCAGTTGTCTGGGGATTCCTCTTTGCCCTCATCTCCTTCTGCCACATCTGGGCAGTGGTGCCCTGCATCAAGAGCTACCTGATAGAGATCCAGTGCGTCAGCCGAATCTACTCCCTCTGCATCCACACCTTCTGTGACCCGCTCTTTGAGGCTCTCTCCAAGATCTGCAGCAACATCAGAGTTGCTCTCCGGAAGGAGATCTAG